A genomic segment from Helicobacter sp. NHP19-012 encodes:
- a CDS encoding XRE family transcriptional regulator produces MLKEKLKQLRNANNLTQEELAIKCGVSLQSIKRYESEQKSNITLDTLEKLANALNTDLHFFTSTHHEMEDIIMVPYLKDIKVSVNKDPHNDETMTFLPQSKSFLIRRFGLTSTEHLGFVQAVGNSMEPRIKENDLLLFQSDGTRYEGAVYVVNLGGEHYIRRLSKRPQVYLISDNPVYKPIVVENLDELTILGRVVGVLHTFNI; encoded by the coding sequence ATGTTAAAAGAAAAACTAAAACAACTAAGAAACGCCAATAACCTCACACAAGAAGAACTTGCGATCAAGTGTGGTGTGAGTTTACAAAGCATCAAGCGCTACGAGAGCGAACAAAAAAGCAACATCACTTTAGACACCCTGGAAAAGCTAGCCAATGCTTTGAACACCGACTTGCACTTTTTCACTTCCACCCACCACGAGATGGAGGATATTATTATGGTGCCCTATCTCAAGGACATTAAGGTGAGCGTGAATAAAGACCCACACAACGATGAGACCATGACCTTCTTGCCCCAGAGCAAGTCGTTTTTGATCCGCCGTTTTGGGCTCACTTCTACCGAGCATTTGGGGTTCGTGCAGGCGGTGGGCAATTCTATGGAGCCACGCATCAAGGAAAACGATTTACTGCTTTTCCAAAGCGATGGGACGCGCTATGAGGGGGCGGTTTATGTGGTGAACTTGGGTGGGGAGCATTACATCCGCCGCCTAAGCAAACGCCCCCAGGTCTACCTGATCAGCGACAACCCCGTGTATAAACCCATTGTGGTGGAAAACCTAGACGAGCTCACAATTTTGGGGCGGGTTGTTGGCGTGTTACACACTTTCAATATTTAA
- a CDS encoding cytochrome c3 family protein, translated as MGFLRVLQEKRFFLFWLFCGGCVLGVVLTVVTVQAVEWTGDDKFCGMCHIMTPEVDSYHLDKHGGHNHVGMKAECVDCHLPHDNIIHYFVEKTLLGMEDVYGNTMKNPRKFDWEMNRREARDYVFDSGCLRCHTNLKDATQSNMKAFLPHRDYFAKLTKKHCVECHLDEVGHKNLGIHLRKFLKQDYKPTVRALISTSHN; from the coding sequence ATGGGTTTTTTGCGTGTATTGCAAGAAAAGCGTTTCTTTTTGTTTTGGCTTTTTTGCGGAGGTTGCGTGCTGGGCGTGGTGCTCACAGTGGTCACTGTGCAGGCAGTAGAGTGGACAGGTGATGATAAATTCTGTGGCATGTGCCATATCATGACCCCTGAAGTGGATTCTTACCACTTAGACAAGCATGGAGGCCATAACCATGTGGGGATGAAGGCCGAATGCGTGGATTGCCACCTACCCCACGATAATATCATCCATTATTTCGTGGAAAAGACCTTGCTTGGAATGGAAGATGTTTATGGCAACACCATGAAAAACCCCCGCAAATTTGACTGGGAGATGAATCGCCGCGAGGCTAGAGACTATGTCTTTGACTCCGGTTGTTTGCGCTGCCACACTAACCTAAAAGACGCCACACAATCTAATATGAAAGCCTTTTTACCCCACAGGGACTACTTTGCCAAACTCACCAAAAAGCATTGCGTGGAATGCCATTTGGATGAGGTGGGGCATAAAAACTTAGGCATCCACCTAAGGAAGTTTTTAAAACAAGACTACAAACCGACTGTGCGTGCCTTGATCAGCACGAGCCACAACTAA